The DNA segment CTTTTTCGGGAGATCTTTTTCAGCTAGCTTATCTCTTTACATGCTAATTTTCAGTTGTGGAATTCTACAGTTCTGTGATGTGTTATGAGAGCTTGTGATACAGTTTCTGCTAAGATCTTGTTTGTACTTTCCCTCCTTGAGGAAAAAACCCTCTTCTGTGCTTCGAGTTCTTGCAAGAAAAACCATGAGGGGACTTCTGGTTTGATGCTTCTCTTTTTTTGACCAAAAAGTTTGGTGCTTCTTTGTTTAGAATGgatttcctctctctctttctataTGCATGCATCTGGGTTCTTTGCCTGTGATCTTGTTTTGTTTTCGAAGGTTTTGGTTTTTGGCTTCTGAAATTTCTCTTCCTAGCTTGCTAGATCTTTCATCTTGTACATGGGGTAGTACAGTATTAGACCATATCCAGCTCCCAGCCGGCAGCTTCCCACtttgtgatatttttttcttaatttggtCAAATTCGTAGAAATGCTGAGAATTTGCTAATCACCTCTATAACACTTTTCCCTGCTTTGTTAGATGGCTAAACATGATTCCTCAGATTTAGCTGGTTCTTTTTCTTCAGTTGAGGGAACTATTTTTACATCTGATCCTTAGGTTGCTTCCTCAAGTTGTAGTTGAGGGATCCAGAAGAGCATTTCCTTGAACACATAGAAAAGAAGCCCCTTAATTCATCTCACTGGCTTGTTtcatgttttctttcttttaccgCTTCTTTCTTCAACTATTTCGGGAGTAACATCTATGTTCTTTGGGACTCGTTTCCTTGGATCTTGTGTTTACATGATCGTCTTCCCTTGCATCTGTGTTCCTTTCTCGagagaagggaaaaactgggcctGGCATCGATCTGTCCAATCGTGACATCAcgatttttttatatcttcAGATTTGATCCATCTGTCAAATCATGGAATTTTTGTCATCTTTTCTTGGAACGCTCAGATTTCTTCTTTCGTTCTTGATGCTTTCAACTGGTTTCTTGAATCAAAACCCGTGTTACCTTTTCCCTTTTCGTAGACACCCATGAAATTGTTTGATCTGCCATGCATAGTGTACTGTAAAGCATGGTTGGATCTTTCAAGCTCTCTTGATCTGTTTTGAGTAAACCCCCTCATGTGAAAATTTGCTGACTTTCAGTTGAGATCTTCAGCATGGGGAGGGGAAGGATTGAGATCAAGAGGATCGAGAACACCACAAGCCGCCAGGTCACCTTCTGCAAGCGCCGCAATGGGCTCCTCAAGAAGGCGTACGAGCTCTCCGTCCTCTGCGACGCCGAGGTGGCGCTCATCGTCTTCTCCAGCCGCGGCCGCCTCTACGAGTACTCCAACAACAGGTGCGTGCACATACATCTTGTACCTAGCTAGCATGGTGAGTGCTTGATTCCCATAATTAGGATGTCATTTCATGCATGCTCAACTCATTTGCTGAGTTGCTGTTTCTTCATGCCTACTGGCCGGTGATCACTGAGTACAAAATTGAACCTGCAGCGCAGTAGAACTTTAGAGATCGATCCTTCAGAATGATCCGGAGCAAGTTATTCATAAGTTTGCTCGATCGATCTTAGGTGAATGAATTGAGTAGTACTGGACTTGTataaagatcaaacttgtattactttgtttcatatatgtatatatgtatccgCATCAAGTAGTGTGTATATATGTTTGCGGGTTAAGTTTCTTCTGCTCTTGCCCATGATCAGAGGGTATGGTACATACCCAGCTACAAAATTATATTATTCGTTTAGTGATAGATCATTTTAACAGGCCAGCAAGAATCTTTGATGAGTGTAGTTAGAGTCGATCGCCAATGCTCATTTTGGTTGGACTTTTAATGTGTGTGAGCTAATAAAACTTGTGTTCCTTCTTCTAGTTAATTATTTCGAGTTTATCATCCATTGAAGTATGTCATGATTTAAGTCTTTAACCTAATAGCATCGCTAAAAAAATGCCAATTACACATGGTGAACAAGGAAAAcgagaaggaaaaaaatgatGACAATCCTTTATTAACTGATGCACCAAATTAAATTTCCAATGTGTTCTCATCTCTAGTTTTGTCAAGGTGCTTCATCCTTTTGTATCAAATTGGTAGTTTTGCCTGTCATATGTGTATGTTGTGATTGATTTTTCGAAACCAATAATTAAgaacaattaaaaaatatatatgttgtgTATAGAAAATGATCATTCCATTACACTGCACAACAATCAATCAGTTAATTAATTGTTCAAAATGTTTGCTATTTCTGAAGCATATCACACTTGAGGTCCAATCATATaagaaatttgcaaaatttcgtGATATCTTTCACTGTTATCATTCAAATGCATTTGGATGccattctctctccctctctctctctctctctctctctctctctctctctctctctctctctctctctctctctctctctctctctctctctctctctctcacataAGCTAGCATATGTCATATCAGCAACAGGTCTCTCTCACTTTGGGTGAGAGGACATTGCAACGTACCTGACCCTAAACTAGCCATCAAGAGTTTCCCTTTCCTTGCTTCCCCTCCCCAAGTCCCAACCATACACTGATACGCACATGCATGCAGGGCGTACGCCTCGCCTCGTTTGCAAACTTGCACCGGCTTAGAAACTGCATCATCCTCCCATATTCGCTGTGTTTGCTCTTCTCTCATGTTAtgtacatcatcatcatcatatctctctttctctctccattcctttcttgtgtttatGTAAAGTTTTTCACACAGCTAGAAAAAGCACAGTAGCATAGCTGCATGCATTCTTTGCAAAATTTTGTACCGAAGTAACCATAGCACTTCTTCACATGCATTTGTCAATTGACTGTGTAGGTATATAgtcatacatgcatatatatttcACTTGACAATAATGCATTTCACTTTTTTGGTTGCTGGGGTCTTTCGTCTTGTGAACATATCATGTTAATTTATCAGTGCAAGAACATAGAGGTTATGATCACTTCAGTTCTGactccctctccatctccatgCCTTTTGCTTTGTTTCATTGATCGATCGGCTGCAGTGTGAAGGCTACAATTGAGAGGTACAAGAAGGCACATGCCTGTGGCTCATCCTCTGGGGCCCCACTCTTAGAGCTCAATGCTCAGGTAATACAAAATCATGCACGGTTGCCTTATAAACCACTTAACGTTTAAGTGTGGTGCTTATTATATGATTCACGTACTAAAGTGAACCATGTATAAATTGAGAGTTCGCATTGGATTCTTCTGCAGTTAAGTAGCTTTGACATTAGTACTAGGAAGTACTCCACGATAGTGCAATGATCACTATCCGCTCATCCTCGTCCTGGCCTCCCGAATGCCTTATGGGCTCCTCCACTTGCCATATCCGTCTCTTTCCTAATCTAGACCGCAGGGAGCTCTGCAGCTTGGCAATGGCTCTTTTCACTGTATGTGCTTGAGGAGCCGATGGCTATGTCGTTGGTGGCGCATCACTGGCGGCTACAATGTGCTTGTGGCATGTTCGTGTTTTGGCCACTTAGACCTGGTTGGATGCAGGAGCACTAGGCAAAAGCCCTATTCAGCTTCTTGTCTATGCTGGCATCGTCGATGCCCTCGGGTGCCGTTACCTCCATAGAGGTAGAGTTATGGTGTCCCTTTCAACTCCAGAAGGTTCTTCGGGTGAAAACCCAGTTTTAGATTTCCGGTTGGGCGACAACAACATCTATAGTGTTGTTCCCTCCTTGGAGGTGTCACCTTTGAGTTTCCTTCCCTGCGTCATCGGGTGGCTGCTCGCTTGGGTCTGGCTTTGGTCTGCTCTGCAGCGCTGCTGACCATTTTTGGCCTAGTTTAACTAGATAGATGGTCATGTGATGGTGATTTTTGGGTAGTTCCTGCGGTGCTCTAGGTCTAGTTTATCTAGGTTGTTTGCCCACTATGCTTGTGGTTTTATGCTAAATTTTCCTTTAATTAACCTTAGCAAGCTAGCTCATCAGGCTTTTCTTCTTATCAATATAATAGGCAGCTATCCTACCGGTTCAATTAAAAATAGATAGTGCAAAGAAAAAAGCGTACATGCCTTGATCAGAATATTTGGGACCAAATTGTAATGTCTATATATGTGTACTAAATCATTCTTAATTAACCTTTGAAAAGAAATTTCACTTGAGAGTATAGCTAGTCATGTGTGTctagacactactacagaaaatatcatATGCGTCCtctcttcactgccggttcaaaaataaccggtagtgataacatatcactactggttcgaAAGCTTCAGGTGCAAAAAAAATCGAGCCAgcaagaaccgacaatgataatgattAATACTGCCGGTAACACGAATGGtagtgatattcaaattattCGATTCTAGCCAAAAacatgaaccaacagtgatattcaaattatcactatTGATTCTAGgaaagaaccggcagtgatattagCTCATCAAAAGACGTGCTTTttataaccggcagtgataatggctatcactgctggttgtgtTTATGAACTAGCAGCGATACTCAAAATCCTTACATCTTCACGCGCGCGCCTGCTCAGCTTCATGCGCTCGGCTTCGCCTAGCGACTTTAAATGTTGTTCactctcgctcgctcgctctctGCGTGTTCTCGCTCTCACCCACTGTGGTTGCCGTGGCTACCGCGCCACACAATCCATGGATCAGCCACCGGCTCCACCGCCTTCTCTGAGGACACCTCCCACACCTGccttgttggggggggggggaggcctCACAGGCCCGATTGTTAAATGAGACACCCCTTACCTCAGACTTTAGCAACTTGGCGGGGTCCCCCTCATTGGACAAGGTGTGGGATGCATTCATCGACGAGCTATCGAAGGTGAAGAAGGCCTGGACGAGCTCATTGTCATCATTGGAGTTGGatccagaggaggaggaggaggtcggggaCAATATCGACGCCAATAATGTTGCCGACGACTAGGACGACAACGTTGATGATAGCGATGAAAATGACAAGGATGATGACTTCCAGTCGTGGATCGAGTATCATCTCGACCACGGGTAGCTTACACGCGCATATAGAGTTTTTGCGCGCATGTATAGGGTTTTGCGTGCTGTCGTAGGCATGACAACAGCTTTTGGTGTATAGTAAGATTAGTGTAATATAAACTCTATGAATATGGTGATTAGTAATATTAATCTCATTTAAATTAATTCATTAatacttaattttttattttttttgtcttgaaTTGAGTATGACTGccggttcgtagctagaactggcagtgataagtatacaaatTGTGAGAATAAGCtcaagaaccgatagtgatagcttgtatcactgtcggtttgtgtTCAAATATGTAAAATCACTGCTGCTTAttcattgccggttcaaaaatCGGTAGTAATCACGTTTTTTGAACCGGCACGGATGACCTTTTTCTGTAGTTGTGGAGCTTGCCAAAAGTTTATTTGTTGTGGATCATGCTAACCCTACATGCTTACATCAGTAGTGAAATATGATTGAGGATCATTTCCTTTTACTCAATTGGCCTTGGATAATATTGTGAAAATGTGAGATCCATCTGATCATTTTCCCTCTGATTCTTTGTTTTATCTGAAGCAATACTACCAGCAAGAATCTGGAAAACTGCGCAACCAGATCCAGATGCTCCAAAACACTAACAAGTAAGAGCCTTTGTGCACAATATTTACTTTCTTGGCTATTGAGTGAAATATCACTGGAATTAAGTGCTGCCTCGATCTTGATCAATTGTGTCTCGCTTGTGAAGGCACTTGGTTGGTGATTCTGTGGGCAACCTGTCCCTCAAGGAGCTGAAGCAGCTCGAGAGCCGCCTAGAGAAAGGCATTTCTAAGATCAGGGCCAGGAAGGTAATAAGAATGGACTAATATTCAATCATTTTCACGCAAAATAAATCACAAATAAAGAGGTCTTTAATTTTCTAGATAGTAAATCACTGCTCATTGCTCTCCAAGATGATTTGGTTTAAATAATTCTTCAAGTTCTGATGTCATGGTGATCATATCCCTGAGGTGTTGTTGATTCTGCATGATTGCTGAATTCTTGTTTCAGAGTGAGCTGCTGGCTGCAGAGATCAACTACATGGTCAAAAGGGTAATACATGTCACCTGCACTGATCACCCAAATGGGTCACTTCATTAATTTTTAGATAGTGGAATAAAACCATATCCTGGCCTCTGCATCCGAAGATGCACATAGCCGTTAATTTACACTCTCTAGCCAATCCTCCTTTCATTCTGCATTGAATCTTGTCAAAATTGCAGGAGACTGAGCTTCAGGGTGACAACATGAACCTCAGGACCAAGGTATGCATATGACTGtcagaaatcagaatcaaacttTGTTGCACAGCTAGCTATATATGAAGAACAATCTATACATATCTCTAGCAAGAAGCATGCATGTGCATACGCTGATCACTTTTCTCTCCATCCATCGATCCATGGATCATTTGATCAGATCGCGGAGTgggagcagcagctgcagcaggTGACCGTGGCCcggtccgccgccgccgtcggcatGGAGCTGAACCCCTTCGCGGCGCTGCAGGACACCAAGGGCTTCTTCCCCGGCGGTCCCTTCGCGGCGGCGCTGGAGATGAAGTGCTTCTTCCCCGGCAGCCTGCAGATGCTTGAGGTGCAGCGCCAGATGCTCGCCACCGAGCTGAACCTCGGTTACCAGTTTGAGCCTTCTGGCGCCGACGCCGCAGATCCCCAGTTCTAACCTGCCAATGAGCTAGCTCTTAACTCTTATGCATGCAAACTGCGATCGATGGAAGCAGCTGGCAGTGCTGCATGCCTCTGGATGTTCTTGGCTACCGTAACCTAGCTTATAATGTGTGCTGCCTTTTGTGTTCATCTCTCTCCTTGCTAGTGATGGAGAATTAGACCTAATCGATCAGACATAATAGTGATCAAATTAAATGCTACAGCACCTGTGAGGCTGTGATCAGGTTAAGTAAAAACATACTCCTATATTGGTTGTGAACTGTGACAATGGCACCATGCTAATTATATTAGTCCTGCTACTACCTCCCTTCTCTCTTACTTTCAGTTTTGTCGACCTTTGACATGAACGGGTATTTCTCGCAGTCTCTAATACACAACTTTGATCATTGCTATTCCTATTTATGCTATagtaaaaaatacaaaaacaaaATGTAATAACGTAAAACTATTTATATAATTGGCAAATATTAACATCACTCCCATGTGACGTACCTAAATATTTTAGTGGATTAGCTAATTTCTCGATCTAAATGATCAAACCTCCTGCTATTACCCATGAGTATGTGGGTATTATACATTTCAGAGAAAATTATGTCACTAGTATCACAAATGTATCGTGGATAAGCAAAACTAAACTAATAATATCACGAAGAAGATAGAATCTGTATCCGCATCGCAATCATCAATAATTGtccaaaaaaattgttgagTTATTTACCCTAACGCCAATCTCATCTAAGGTGTTATTTTGAGGGAAAAGAAAGCTCACTTGCAACCAGATTTTCTTAATGGGCTAAAATAAGTTCCTCCACTTTTTTCGCTGCAGCAAATTTGATGTAAGATGATGAAGTAAAAACGTCGAGGGAGCATTTTTGTCATGGAAAGTATTTAATTTGGGGgaaattccttatttgccatcaAACAATTGAACTTCCTTACCTGTTCACAGTACCGTGAACAGTGCATTTGGACGGCAGAACTGATCACTCACAGATAAGAAAGTTCGTTTTCTGGAGTGGCAAGGTGGGAAGAGTGAAATTTTTTGATGACAAATAAGGAATTTCCCCTTTAATTTGCCTCATGACCACTCACAGATAGTGTGTCATATAATGTACTGTGATACTAGTGACATAATTTTGCCTCATTTGTGACGAAATTTTGATCATCATTAATAAACACATTTTATGACAATTTGGAAGCATAAGtccattttctatttttcattacCACTGGATCAACACTGATATATGCATGTTGTTTTATTCTGCTCCAAATCCTATCTAAGTAGAGGATAATGTCGCCTCAAATCCATTTTATATGACATTTGGGCGACAACTTCTCAGACCATGGAAAGTTTGGCATCCACCTTCTCCTTTTCGATCATCACCTGAGAGAGTTGCTAGCGTAGCTCAGTGGCCTCCTTTTCGAGCTCGGCAACTCGGCGTTGCAATGGGACTTCGCCAAGCGGTGCATGGCAAACTTCAAAGAACGACAAGGTCGGTACCAGTCATTTTATAACTCGGTTTCTAACTTGCAGGAAGAATCCTACCACAAAGAAGGCATTGAGCACCGAATCCTACTGATGGCATGCCTGCCCTTCAAGTATATCCCCCCAAGATGGGTCCAGTGGAATCCCATACCCCTTCCGTGAGAGACAGTAGCGGCCTCAGTGTTGGCTACTTCCAGTTCCTGACTGGTAGACACTGACGCCAGGGGCTCGCTAGGCTTATTACCATCTCCCTTGGAGGAGGGAGGCACTAGAGATTGGGGAAGTCGAGGCTTGGGCACTATCGGTGGTATTTCAACTAGCATGCATGAGAGACAAATTCAAAACATACATTCCATCAAGCATATGAAGCAATTATCAGCATAGCTGAGCTGCTTCCTAGGCCCCGAAGGGTTTGCTGGGACTAGAAGGTGTGCCAACCTCTTGTTCCCTAATGCTAGCTAGGTAAAAGGAGTTTCACTCAATGGACTCATAGGGATCGCTGTCTTAATGCGCTCTTGGGACGAAGGCTAAGATGTACTCAGTTAATCAAAGAACTGGCACGACTACAAAAGATCATGGTAAATGCTTAACTTACCAAGGTCAAAGCCATTATCGAAGGCGGTATAGGGTCAGCAAGAGAAAAAAGGAATAGGAGCTGGTGGAGACGGTGGCCTGAGATCATCTGCCACAGAGTCCACTCCCGCGAAATCATCAACCTCCAACACCATACCACTGTCGAATGATGCCATTTGCAGCGTACTTCTAGTCTCACTCGGACCCTTGCTCCCTACGATTAAAACATCGTTTTGGTCTTCATTAGGGGCTCCTATGTTCTCGGCCTCCGGATCGGGATCTCCACATCCGAGAAGCTATCCATGTCAGCAATAATCATCAATACAAGAATGACTACTcggaaagaaaaacaagaatagAGAAGGTGCTTACCGACAAGATTCTTGTTTGAGCTTCAGGGTTCAACTCTACGAGAGGAGCCAAGACGTGCTTATGGCTGGAAGGAGGGATGGCTTTGAAAAGAACCCTACCCTTCTTATCGACGACTCCTGGTGAGTACACTATGAGAAGAAGCAATAGACAATGACAATAGATCATACAAATCCCTTGCATATGACTACTTGGGACCAGGAAGTATCTATCTCACAATTTCGGGCCGAATCCAATCCAACTGGGAAGAGCCAAGCCCCGCTAATCCTTGACTTCAAAGGACAAAGGTGGAGCTTGATGAAATCCCTGGAAATGTCGTACGTTGTAAGATTCCACTCCTTTAGGAGCAAGATCTCCTTGACAAAATTCCGATGAAGGGTGGTCATCACCAGCTCCTCTATCCAGGTGGCTCTTGACAGCGGTGTCATGCCCGGGTAAAGAAGTCCCTTCAGGCCCTGTTGGCAGTAGAACCACTTCCTGTGCCAACCCGACCATGAGGACTTGGCGGCAAAGCCGATATATTCTACTGCTTTGCCTTCTCAAAGTCAAAATCTAGCGCCACTGGCGACCTTGTTCTTGAGCCTCTTCAAGACATAGAAGTACCGAAAGATGTCAAGAGATGGATGAAAGCTAAGATAGGCCTCGCACAGATGAACGAAGACACTCAGCATGATGAGAGAATTGGGGTTCATATGGATGGGATCCATGCGAAAGAATACCAGCACCTCGAGGAAGAAGCTAGATGGAGGGAAGCCGACCTGGAGCGGAAGAAGTTGAGAAAGACCACTGAGTTGTGGGTGTTCAGGCTCGGGATCGTCTGCTCCATCGTCGATGTGCAGGGGATCAGAACTCAGGGAGGAATCACCTCTTCGCTCTCGGCCTTCTCCGAGGCCTCCTCCGTGATCTCTAACTCCTGCAATTCCAGGATTGTGCTTTCCATCTCGTCAATGGAGGAGCTCTCTTTCTCAATCTTCTTCTTGCCCATGGCAACGGAGAGATTGGGGGAAAGAGGTTTTTTTAGGGGTTCTTGGAGCAAGGGCATAAGGAGAACTATGAGTATGACAGAAAATAGTCATTGACAAAGGAATGGACATTGAAGCGGGTCTCCCTTTGCCTTTATGCAGAGCGGGGGCTCCCAGGGACGGCGGTTTGGCTAACAACGTGACACGACTCAAGGCCACGATCTCCCTCTTTATCATCACGTCGCATTTGATGCCCAGCGCATGCAAGGCAGTTGGCACTGTACCCTAAGGAGTTTAGCTCCTCACACTGCTACCATAATCATGATGATGCGGTAGGAAAATATTCTCGCCACTACCTGAAATCTCCGCAGcaatgtttcaaattttgaaatttacCAGTAACAAACCTTTTTTCCTTCCGAAGGATAAAGCTAACAAAAAACCTACCTTgatggaataccttctcgagTACTCTCTTGAGAACACAGAGGTGTTCAAAATCCTTAATAGGTGATCTAAGAACCCATGAAGCCCAGTTAGACGCTTCACCCTAATCGGAAGCCCA comes from the Phragmites australis chromosome 22, lpPhrAust1.1, whole genome shotgun sequence genome and includes:
- the LOC133904909 gene encoding MADS-box transcription factor 13-like gives rise to the protein MGRGRIEIKRIENTTSRQVTFCKRRNGLLKKAYELSVLCDAEVALIVFSSRGRLYEYSNNSVKATIERYKKAHACGSSSGAPLLELNAQQYYQQESGKLRNQIQMLQNTNKHLVGDSVGNLSLKELKQLESRLEKGISKIRARKSELLAAEINYMVKRETELQGDNMNLRTKIAEWEQQLQQVTVARSAAAVGMELNPFAALQDTKGFFPGGPFAAALEMKCFFPGSLQMLEVQRQMLATELNLGYQFEPSGADAADPQF